In the genome of Paenarthrobacter ilicis, the window GCCAACCACAGGGTGGTGACCGTGGCGGGTACCCACGGGAAATCCACCACCACGTCCATGGTGGCCGTCCTGCTCAAGGAATCGGGCCTGGATCCCACCTACGCCATCGGGGCCAATGTGCCGTCGCTCGGCGTCAACGCCGCCCATGGAGACTCCGACATCTTCGTTGCGGAAGCCGACGAATCCGATGGCTCCTTCCTGAACTACCGGCCTCTGGTTGCCGTGGTGACCAATGTGGAAGCCGATCACCTGGACCACTACGGGACCCCTGAGGCTGTCTTTGCCTCCTTCGACAACTTTGCGGCCCTCCTGCCCGCCGATGGCGTGCTGCTGGCATGCGCCGATGACCCCGGCGCATTCGCCCTGGCCCAAAGGACCGCCGAGAACGGACACACCAAGGTGCGCACGTACGGAACGGCGCCGGGTGCGGACGTGCTGCTGCACGACGGCGGTCCGGGTGACGTTGCGGTGTCGGTTGGCGACGAAACGTTCATCCTGGAACTCCAAGTGCCCGGGCGGCACAATGCCTTGAACGCAGCGGCTGCCTTCGCCGTCGCTCTTGAACTCGGCGTGGACCCCCAGGCCGCAGCGTCGGCCCTGGGACACTTCACCGGGGCATCCCGCCGATTCGAACTCAAGGGCCAGGGAAGGGGCGTCCGGGTATACGACGACTATGCCCATCACCCCACCGAGGTCCGTGCTGCACTGTCCGCCGCCCGCTCCGTGGCCGGTGAACACAAGGTCCACGTCCTTTTCCAGCCGCATCTTTTCTCGCGCACGCGGGAATTCGCCGCTGAATTTGCCGAAGCCCTGAATGCTGCCGACACGTCGCTGGTGCTGGACATCTACCCGGCCCGTGAGGATCCGATCCCGGGTGTCAGCAGTTCCCTGATCGCGGACCACCTTACTGCCGGAGCTTTGGTGGCCCCCGGGGACGCTGTTCGCGGGCTTGTGGACGTTGCCGGGGACGGAGACGTCATCCTGACAGTAGGTGCAGGAGACGTGACGGCCTATGGTCCATTGATCGTGGAGGCTCTGAGTGCCTAGCACCCGGAAACCCACTTTGCGGACCGGGACTGCTCCTGCTTCCCAATCCCCGGACCCATCGCGGCCCAAGGATACGGACGCCGTCATCAGCGCCGAGCGTCCGTTGGAAACAGGGGAGCGGCAGCCTTCAAAGCCGGCGACGACCGGTGGGCAGACCAAGGCTTCGAAGCCTTCCACGTCTTCCACACCTTCCAAGGCCGGTGGAGCAGCTGCTTCCGGCAATGTCATCGCTTTTCCCGAACCGAAGCGTAAACGCCAACGGCGCGTGGTCCTGTGGACCCTGCTGGTTGTGACGGGACTGGTAGCGGCCATCATCGCAGGAGCGGTCTTTTCGCCCGTGCTGGCCGTGAAGACGATTTCAGTGGACGGCACCAAGCTGCTGGCCCCCGACGCCGTGCAGAAGGCGCTGTCCAGCCTCCAGGGGAAGCCCCTTCCGCAGGTCAGCGAGCAGGAGATCAACGAGCTCCTGAAGCCCCTGGTCCAGGTGAAGTCGGCAACCATGGAGGCGCGGCCGCCGTCGGAACTGTTGGTCCATGTGACCGAGCGTGTTCCGGTTGCGTTGCTGAAGCAGGGCGACACGTTTGTGATGGTGGACGTCGACGGTGTCCAGTTGGGAGCCACCAAGGACCTCACCACAGTGGCGCTGCCGTTGATCGATACGGGGTCAGGGGCCAACAACCCGGACCTGTTTGCCGCGATCACTGCCGTACTGGACACCCTGCCGGCGGATGTCCTGGCCAGGATGTCCACGGCATCTGCAGCATCTCCGGACGCGGTGGAACTGAAGCTTGTGGATGGAAAGACGGTAGTCTGGGGCAATGCCGAGGAGAAGGAACTGAAGGCCAAGGCGCTCGAGGCATTGTTGAAGATGCCCGAGGATCCGAAGGTTCCGGTGCGCGTCTACGACGTCAGCGTTCCACGCCATCCATTCACCAAGTAGGGCATTGAAATTTAGTAACCCGGGCTGTCGGTGGCCTTAATTCGGGACATTCAAGCGACACGCGCAAGCGGTCATTGCATGTGCGAACCAGAGGAAATACCGTCGCAGTTAGAGTTACTTGACATAACTATAACCTTCAACTAGAGGGTTAAGGTCCAAGTATTCAAGTTGGACTCGATCAGTTTCGCTATAGGACACAAGCAAGGGGCACGAAACGTGGCAGCACCGCAGAATTACTTGGCCGTCATCAAGGTCGTCGGCATCGGCGGCGGTGGCGTGAACGCAGTCAACAGGATGATCGAGGTCGGCCTTCGGGGCGTCGAGTTCATCGCCATCAACACGGACGCGCAGGCGCTGCTGATGAGTGACGCCGACGTGAAGCTCGACGTCGGACGCGAACTCACCCGCGGCTTGGGTGCAGGAGCGAACCCTGAGGTCGGAAAGCAGGCCGCCGAGGATCACGCCGATGAGATCGAAGAGGTTCTTCGCGGCGCCGACATGGTCTTTGTGACCGCAGGCGAAGGCGGTGGCACCGGTACGGGTGGCGCACCCGTTGTTGCCCGCATTGCCCGTTCTCTGGGTGCCCTGACCATCGGTGTGGTAACCCGCCCCTTCACCTTCGAAGGCCGCCGTCGCGCAGGCTCCGCCGAAGCTGGAATCGACGCCCTGCGTGACGAAGTTGACACGCTGATCGTGATCCCCAACGATCGCCTTCTCTCCATCAGCGATCGCAACGTCTCCGTTCTTGATGCCTTCCGTTCGGCGGACCAGGTGCTGCTGTCCGGCGTTCAGGGCATTACCGACCTGATCACCACCCCGGGTTTGATCAACCTGGACTTCGCCGACGTGAAGTCGGTCATGCAGGGTGCAGGCTCGGCCCTCATGGGTATTGGCTCGGCCCGCGGCGAAGACCGCGCAGTCAAGGCAGCAGAGCTGGCTATTGCTTCGCCTCTGCTGGAAGCCTCCATCGATGGCGCACACGGCGTTCTGCTCTCCATCCAGGGCGGCTCCGACCTCGGTCTGTTCGAGATCAACGAGGCCGCACGCCTGGTTCAGGAAGTTGCCCACCCCGAGGCCAATATCATCTTCGGTGCAGTCATTGATGATGCCTTGGGTGACGAGGCCCGCGTGACTGTGATCGCTGCCGGATTCGACGACGTCAAGGCAACCTCGCCGTCCATGGACCAGTCACGGCCGGCCCAGAACCCTGTACCGTCCGAGCGTCCTGCCGCTCCGAGCTCCGCGCCTTCCAGTGCTGCTGCCCCGCAGCACGCCACGGCCGGTATCGGTTCTGCAGGCCTGAGTAACTGGGGACAGCAGCGCCCGTCCGCTTTGCCCGCCGACTCGGGATTCGACGTCGATCTTCCCGCCGTTGTGGAGCCGGACCTTTCCGGAAGCCGCTCAGATGACCTGGACGTCCCCGACTTCCTGAAGTAAACAGCCTCAGGAGTCATTGCTGGTGTTCTGCTGGCATAACGAGGTAGTTCCCGGCGTTTCTGTAGCCTTTACGGATACAGGCGCCGGGAATCTGGCTCTCCACGTGGGGGATGACCCCCGGGCAGTGGCTGAACGCCGCGATCACTTGGACCGCACTGCCGGGCTGGGCGGGAGGTCCTTCCAATATATGAACCAGGTCCACGGCAACGCTGTGGAGTTCATCGCCAGCTACGGACCAGGACCTACGGTGGACGCCATGGTCTCCGCAGCCACCCACCTCCAAGGGGCGCCCCAGCCCTTGGCCGTGATGGTGGCGGACTGTGTGCCCATCGTGTTCGTGGGAGCAGACACCGACGGCCAACCCATTACGGGAGTGGCCCATGCAGGACGGCCCGGGGTGGCCTCGCGGATTGTCCCCGCGACTGTTGCAGCACTGCGCGGCCGCGGTGCTCTGGACATCAAAGCCTGGCTGGGACCATCCATTTGTGGCTCCTGCTACGAGGTTCCCGAACAATTGCGGGACGACGTAGCGGCGGTAGTCCCCGCGGCACGGTCAACAACCTCCTGGGGGACTGCCTCCCTTGATTTGCCCGCGGGAGTCCGGTCCCAGCTGGCCGAGCTGGAGGTGCCCGTGCTGTATTCGGGCGAATGTACTCTCGAGAACAAGGATCTTTTCTCCTACCGAAGGGATCCACGGACAGGTCGATTTGCAGGTTTGGTGTGGACGCATGAGTAATAACGGGCAGGACGAACGCTCGTCCCATTTGTCGGAACGGCTCAAAGTGGTGGGTCGGCGGATCGAAGCGGCAACTGCAGCAGCGGGCCGGACCAGCCCCCCTGAACTCATCGTGGTCACCAAATTCCACCCTGCCGCTGACGTCCGTCGTCTGGCGGCATTGGGCATCAGGAACGTAGGCGAGAACCGTGACCAGGAAGCGGCAGCCAAAGCCGGTGAACTGGTTGATCTGGACCTCCAGTGGCATTTCATCGGCCAGCTGCAAAGCAACAAGGCCAAATCGGTGGTCAAGTACGCCTCCTCGGTCCAGTCTGTGGACCGCGTTCCTTT includes:
- a CDS encoding laccase domain-containing protein; the encoded protein is MFCWHNEVVPGVSVAFTDTGAGNLALHVGDDPRAVAERRDHLDRTAGLGGRSFQYMNQVHGNAVEFIASYGPGPTVDAMVSAATHLQGAPQPLAVMVADCVPIVFVGADTDGQPITGVAHAGRPGVASRIVPATVAALRGRGALDIKAWLGPSICGSCYEVPEQLRDDVAAVVPAARSTTSWGTASLDLPAGVRSQLAELEVPVLYSGECTLENKDLFSYRRDPRTGRFAGLVWTHE
- the murC gene encoding UDP-N-acetylmuramate--L-alanine ligase encodes the protein MTSSNGTLDSLGRVHFIGIGGVGMSAVARIMVARGVPVSGSDAKDLPVMHDLAAAGARIAVGYGPANLGDAQTVVAGSAIRDDNPELAAARAAGLSVLHRSEALAATMANHRVVTVAGTHGKSTTTSMVAVLLKESGLDPTYAIGANVPSLGVNAAHGDSDIFVAEADESDGSFLNYRPLVAVVTNVEADHLDHYGTPEAVFASFDNFAALLPADGVLLACADDPGAFALAQRTAENGHTKVRTYGTAPGADVLLHDGGPGDVAVSVGDETFILELQVPGRHNALNAAAAFAVALELGVDPQAAASALGHFTGASRRFELKGQGRGVRVYDDYAHHPTEVRAALSAARSVAGEHKVHVLFQPHLFSRTREFAAEFAEALNAADTSLVLDIYPAREDPIPGVSSSLIADHLTAGALVAPGDAVRGLVDVAGDGDVILTVGAGDVTAYGPLIVEALSA
- a CDS encoding FtsQ-type POTRA domain-containing protein codes for the protein MPSTRKPTLRTGTAPASQSPDPSRPKDTDAVISAERPLETGERQPSKPATTGGQTKASKPSTSSTPSKAGGAAASGNVIAFPEPKRKRQRRVVLWTLLVVTGLVAAIIAGAVFSPVLAVKTISVDGTKLLAPDAVQKALSSLQGKPLPQVSEQEINELLKPLVQVKSATMEARPPSELLVHVTERVPVALLKQGDTFVMVDVDGVQLGATKDLTTVALPLIDTGSGANNPDLFAAITAVLDTLPADVLARMSTASAASPDAVELKLVDGKTVVWGNAEEKELKAKALEALLKMPEDPKVPVRVYDVSVPRHPFTK
- the ftsZ gene encoding cell division protein FtsZ, giving the protein MAAPQNYLAVIKVVGIGGGGVNAVNRMIEVGLRGVEFIAINTDAQALLMSDADVKLDVGRELTRGLGAGANPEVGKQAAEDHADEIEEVLRGADMVFVTAGEGGGTGTGGAPVVARIARSLGALTIGVVTRPFTFEGRRRAGSAEAGIDALRDEVDTLIVIPNDRLLSISDRNVSVLDAFRSADQVLLSGVQGITDLITTPGLINLDFADVKSVMQGAGSALMGIGSARGEDRAVKAAELAIASPLLEASIDGAHGVLLSIQGGSDLGLFEINEAARLVQEVAHPEANIIFGAVIDDALGDEARVTVIAAGFDDVKATSPSMDQSRPAQNPVPSERPAAPSSAPSSAAAPQHATAGIGSAGLSNWGQQRPSALPADSGFDVDLPAVVEPDLSGSRSDDLDVPDFLK